One part of the Candidatus Dormiibacterota bacterium genome encodes these proteins:
- a CDS encoding CopD family protein, translating into LYAARLTELVGGVGLRPILLSSIGGVWAIKFLLWLGLTAAAGLALRHRAGGRGQGRVRLTLIALVLGLSAAFVAGTHVGTGSASPGWLYVPMMLAHVLLTAFWAGGLVALLLVVFPSGEPEEIWSAVSRFSRIMTVTAVLLVVSGLVILVRLLANLSALWCTGYGLIAGFKVAIVALALVVGLVNNRMVAAHRGFEELPEPARRLARRAGPSIGLLRGVVVAEAALLLGALVLAAVLGETQLPPLFSGRALPGVAQDVVQPGLLGGGCQ; encoded by the coding sequence CCTCTACGCCGCCCGTCTCACCGAGCTGGTCGGCGGGGTCGGCCTGCGGCCCATCCTGCTCTCCTCGATCGGCGGGGTCTGGGCGATCAAGTTTCTCCTGTGGCTGGGTCTCACCGCCGCCGCCGGGTTGGCGCTCCGTCACCGGGCCGGGGGCCGCGGGCAGGGCCGGGTGCGCCTCACCCTCATCGCGCTCGTGCTCGGGCTGAGCGCGGCCTTCGTCGCCGGCACCCATGTGGGCACGGGCAGTGCCAGCCCCGGCTGGCTGTACGTCCCGATGATGCTGGCGCACGTCCTGCTCACCGCCTTCTGGGCGGGCGGGCTGGTGGCCCTGCTGCTGGTGGTGTTCCCGTCCGGCGAGCCCGAGGAGATCTGGTCCGCGGTCAGCCGGTTCTCGCGGATCATGACCGTCACCGCCGTCCTTCTCGTGGTGAGCGGCCTGGTGATCCTGGTACGTCTGCTGGCCAACCTCTCGGCGCTCTGGTGCACGGGCTACGGGCTGATCGCCGGCTTCAAGGTGGCCATCGTGGCCCTCGCTCTCGTCGTGGGGCTGGTGAACAACCGGATGGTGGCGGCGCACCGGGGCTTCGAGGAGCTGCCTGAACCGGCGCGGCGGCTGGCGCGCCGGGCCGGGCCCTCGATCGGGCTGCTCCGCGGGGTGGTCGTCGCCGAGGCGGCGCTGCTGCTCGGGGCGCTGGTCCTCGCCGCCGTGCTGGGCGAGACCCAGCTGCCCCCGCTCTTCTCCGGGCGGGCACTCCCGGGGGTTGCCCAGGACGTGGTGCAGCCAGGGCTGCTCGGTGGGGGATGCCAGTAG
- a CDS encoding MEDS domain-containing protein, with the protein MNESAEPDGGARSMLDRLMEVGVGGLVLKPGDHICAFYRGPAGRDEILTPYIAQGLQDGDKCICFLDVADRTEVKDRLQASLPESDRVPGQLEVLDYQETYLREGRFNQEEWFEFLDRSVSGAISGEGYTVARAAGEMAWALRNTPGVEELCSYEAMVNWFAPRYPQILMCFYDLDRFSGEIVVDVLKTHPKVLLNNMVVENPYYMEPAAFLAQQKITV; encoded by the coding sequence GTGAATGAATCAGCCGAACCGGACGGCGGCGCCCGGTCGATGCTCGACCGGCTGATGGAGGTGGGCGTCGGCGGTCTGGTGCTCAAGCCCGGCGATCACATCTGCGCCTTCTACCGGGGTCCCGCCGGACGGGACGAGATCCTCACCCCCTACATTGCGCAGGGACTGCAGGACGGCGACAAGTGCATCTGCTTCCTCGACGTCGCCGACCGGACCGAGGTCAAGGACCGCCTCCAGGCGAGCCTCCCGGAGAGCGACCGGGTGCCCGGGCAGCTCGAGGTCCTCGACTACCAGGAGACCTACCTTCGGGAGGGCCGCTTCAACCAGGAGGAGTGGTTCGAGTTCCTCGACCGGTCGGTCAGCGGCGCGATCAGCGGGGAGGGCTACACCGTGGCCCGGGCCGCGGGAGAGATGGCCTGGGCGCTGCGGAACACGCCCGGGGTCGAGGAGCTGTGCTCCTACGAGGCGATGGTGAACTGGTTCGCCCCCCGCTACCCGCAGATCCTGATGTGCTTCTACGACCTCGACCGCTTCAGCGGGGAGATCGTCGTCGACGTCCTCAAGACCCACCCCAAGGTGCTGCTCAACAACATGGTGGTCGAGAACCCGTACTACATGGAACCGGCGGCGTTCCTCGCCCAGCAGAAGATCACGGTCTGA